In the Arachis hypogaea cultivar Tifrunner chromosome 20, arahy.Tifrunner.gnm2.J5K5, whole genome shotgun sequence genome, GGCAACGCTGCGGCGAAAGATGGTGAATTTAGTGTCGGAATGGAATTTGGTTCGAGAGAGTCGGTAatatctgcaatcaaaagctacactatCTTTAAAGAAGTTAATTACattgtgtatgagtctgagcagCAGACATTCTATGCGAAATGCAAGGTCTATGGTGCAGGGTGCGATTGGCTTATCCGAGCTAGCTTGATTCGaaagaaagcttgttgggagacaaGAAGATACAATGGAAAACACACGTGTACCATGGGCACGATTTCATAAGATCATACCAAGTTGGACTCAAACACAATTGCAGAGACTATTAGGCCGTTGGTCGAAGCAGACCCGTCGATAAAGGAGAAGTCTATTATTATAGAACTTTAATCCAGGTTCAACTACATTGTAAGTTACTGCAAGACTTGGTTGGCAAAGTAGAAATCTGTCGCAAAAGTTTTCGGTGATTGGAAAGTTTCTTACCAGACTCTGCCAGTATGGTTGAAAACAATGACTGCGAAGATGCCAAGGTCTCGTGTGCAAATTAAAATGCTCTCCGTTTACCGTGAGAGTGAGGAGGTTTAAGGTGTAAGAGTACTGCACCGCATTTTTTGGAGCTTCTATCTGTGTATTGTAGCATTCAAACACTGCAAGCCACTGGTGCAGGTTGATGGCACGCACCTGTACGGTAAATATAAAGGTGCACTTCTGGTTGTGGTTGCACAAGATGAGAACCGAAACATTGTGTCCATTGCATTTATGATATTCGAGGATGAGACGACAAACACGTGGGAGTTTTTCCTAACAAATTTGCGGAGATATGTTGTTACCATTGATGGCGTGGGGATTATTTCTGAGCACCATACCTCCATTGACGCTGCAGTAGCTCGCAGTAACGGTGCATGGTCACCACCAAGAGCGTGACACATGTACTGCATCAAGCACATCGGGTCTAAATTCTTAATGAGGTTCAAGGCTCCGTATTTGCATAAACTTGTGGTTAACACAGGTATTTCATTTCGCTATTATGGTCCTATTCATAGTAATTTTGTGGTATCTGCTTACGGTTAAATAAATTGTTCAACAGGCTATTGTAAGATGGAATAGGAGTACAACAAAAACTACCAGAGGCTAAAAGAGCGGGGTGAGGTATATACTCAATGGTGCAATGACATCGGTATTCAGAGATGGGTGTTGGCATTCGACGGGGGTCATTGCTGGGGACATATGATGACAAACTTGGTAGAGTGCATAAATTCTGTCCTGAAGGGTGCATGCAACCTTCCTATGACTGCCATTGTTAGGTCTACTTTCTATCGACTGAACGAATTATTTACTCGGAAGAGCGCCAAGGCTCATGAGCGTGTCCACAACGGATTCACGTATTCGGAATTTGCAACGAAGAGAGTTGAAGAAAGCTTTCAACGTGCAGAAAACATTGTGGTCAATCGGTTCAACAGGCGCAATGAGATGTTTGAGGTTTGCAAAATGCAAGATGGTTCCGTTTACATTGTTAACCTTGCGCAACGACACTATGACTGTGGCCATTTCCAGGTCGAGCGACTCCCATGTCACCACGTTCTTGCATGCTGCGCTAACCAACGTCTTGATTGGCTAGTATATGTGCATGACGTGTACAAGATGTCTGAAATTTGCAAGGTGTACAAAGGCAAGCTTGTTCCGATGGGTGACCCATCTACGTGGGATAGATATGAAGGAGCAAAGGTGATAGCCAACTGTACATTGAGGTGCGCAACAAAAGGAATACCGAAGTCAACCCgctacttgaatgagatggattcgCCGGATATGTGTGGTCCTCGTCGGTGTACTATATGTGGACGCGAGGGACATATCCGCAGGCGATGTCCTCAGCGCGTAGGTCCAAGCTCCGCCGGAGGTCAATAGTAGTTGCACTTCTTATGTAACTTTTTATGTAACTTCATTATCTATTTTAAACTAGTGTGTAAGCTTTCTATGTTATTGTGTAGAGTAGGGTTGTATGCGTTAAacactaaataataaataaatatttagattaaAAGTGCGACAGACTAATCTCAAACAGAGTACACCACTGAAAACAAAGCTAAGGTCAAAGAGTACAACATAAATTGCAACAGACTACTTCCTCAGCACCTTCTTCGAATACAAATATGGCTTGTATTTATCCGGTGGCACAGTCAGTGTCCGTAAATTATACGGATGACCTTGAGACACTCTGTGGTCCATTCCACCACCACCATCAGAAGCACCGACATCTGGCCAACTCGCACCACCAGTGTTGTTCAAACTGGAACCATTCATCCCCGGAGCACTCACTCCACCATATTCATACCAGTGCTGAAGGTCATGTTCCAACTGTCCCTCTTCCTGCGGCAGGTATTCATTCAAATCGAACAACTCGAGATGAGGTGGTGCAGAGGGACGGGGATGATCAACATGACCCGTCGATCGATCCATGTCGAAGTCACTGACATGACCTAATGTGGCGCGACGACCAGCTGACTGATGAGAAGCAGTAGGCCCATGCCGTTCTGGAAACAAATGATCTGTATCTCTCAGGACCTGGGATAAGTTGAGGGTGTTCGAAAACCCCAACAGACTAAACTAACCTTCTGCTGGGATAACCATCTGTAGTCTATATGGTTTAGCTGCCTGAGGTGGTTGTAGTTCTGATATGTACGGTTGTTCCTAAACCTACGCCGGCCATTGCTGTTGTTGCTCATATACCGGAAACTGCTACTCTCCATAGGCCGGCATCTGGAACTGCTGGGCATGTGATGGATCCTGAAAATGCTGATCATACCCTGGCATCTGGAACGGATGCTCATATGCCGGAACCTGAAAGTCGTGCTCATATGCTGGAACCTAGATAATAATTAGCAATAACTAATAAAAGTTAATGAAccttattaataatatttattaataacaatataaataataataattaacatcGATAATAAACCTTAATGATATTTGAGGAGGATTCTGCTCCTGAGGTCCAGCtggttcttcttgttgttcttgtggtTCATTCATGTTAGCCTCACCACCTGCAACTCTATCTGACAGTCGCAAGTGATGCCCATATTGCTGTATGTACCAGTCGTAGTACACCTGGAGAGGATGAAAGTTGACAATCTTCTCCCCTATCCGTAGTGTGTTATAGCGGGAAGATATCTACAAGGTAACCCACTGCATGTTCCTCGCTCCCCAGTCATGGTTCTATGGACCTGTCAACCGCCTGCAATGATAATGACCAAGGTCGAATGCCGGGCCTGGTGGAAGATTTTACAGACCGAACTCTCATCTAACTCGATCTGTTGGGTGCCACTCTACACACTCAAATGACAATAATGGCGACTGTATGGAACACACCACCAAATGGACAGCGAGGCCATTTGAAACCCCCACTCCCATATGCGGCCGCCATATAAACTGCACATAAGTACCCACGGGGCTGATAAGTAAAATTATCATTCTAAATACGCAGCTTAAGATAAATTGTTGAAACTTACATCGTCGACTCCCATGTCATCAAGTCCTCGCCTAAAATGCAGAGTAGGCTTCCGTATGTATCTTGTATACCGGCGCCAATTACTCCACCTAAACAAAATTAAAGCAATTGcaataagaacaacaacaacaacaataataatattaataatagggAAACTCTCAAGGACCAGCAAATATATCAATATGTAACCATCATTCAGCCAGCATGCGTTTTTATACTAGGACTGTGTAACGCGCTATCACAAACGGGTTTCTCTCACGCGCTATCACAAAAGGCTTTCTCTCACGCTCCTCTCCAAGGAACTAGCCGGAGAGCACCGCAAGCCAGATACGCTCTTCTACGATCGCAGTTTCGTACAAAGCTTGAAGCTTCACCTTTTACTCTTGGATAAAATTTTCTTCTTTGTCGCTCATTCCTTCTCAGCTGTAGAACAACTCAGaatttcactctctctctccatGTCAATGATGGAATCAGTGTTAGAAGAACAGAATATTGAAGTAAGCAATTTCTCCCTCTTctaatttcatgatttttgtaATGATTTTCATAGTGCATCAATGAACAcaatgatgattatgattatgaatttCTGAGCTCGCAAAGCatgctgtttttctttttcataatagaGTTTAAATTGAATCTACAGAATCCAAAATATACCTTATTCGCTTTTGATTTTCATAATGCAACAATCCACAATTAACGCAAACCAACTGTTTGATGAAATGACTAAGACAGAAAATATAAACAATGTTAGTGTTTCTTGTTTGTTATTTCTGAGTAATGAATAATGGTTTTAGAAGAATGCCCTGCTACCATAAAACACTCTTGATCCATCTTTTTTCTTCTTACTATTATTACTAACATCATCAATTTCTGATATGATGTTGTTATTATTGCTGCTTTCATGATTCTGAATCACATCACCacaatctttatcttttctttcagATTTGTCAATTTCCATAGGTAGCTTCATTCTTGCTAAGGACTCTGTGAATTGTTTGCATGCTTCTCATATACATATCCACTATTTCCATGTAAAACTTTCAGATATGTGCAAATTCTCCACCCAAAACTCTATTCAAAGGCGTTCCTCTTCTTTACCCTAAGAATGCACGTAATTAAGCCCTATTAGAGTACATAGTAGTAAAGCCCTAACCATTAATAGTTAATACCTTAAATAACATTACCTCACAATAttgaaaggaaaatagataataaGACAAGATGCATGCTCAATGAAACTGATCTAACCTTAGCTGCTAAGAACTTAAAGTAGAAGTAGAATCATCAAATTTGTAATTGTTCTATAACAGTAAACATGTTCTATGATTTTCTTGGGGTTGGAGGTACATAATTTCCAAGGGTTAGGAAAGTGAGGCTAAGCTAGTTAATAGGTAGTATTGTGTTTTATGTAGTTGTTTTGTTTTGGTTGGGTTTGTGATGCATTCAAATGCGGTCTGTTATTGTAGGGTCTTGTTTTGCATTCTCTTTTGTACAGTTAGTTCCATAAAAGTCTAAAAGTAACTAAAGTAAAAAAGTGCAATCAATAGAGGaatgaacaaacaaatatttgaagagatatatatatagagagagagaaggaaagagaTTAATATTGTATGAACATTAAACAGGGGATTATCTTTGTaattttgcacacatgaatcagACATTTTGCACCTACTTTAATCAGATTTTGTACATTTTACTCAGCACAGTTTGCATCCaatgtaattattttttgcaCATATGAATCAGACAGTTTgcacccactttaatgaaattttgCACACATGGCTTAACATAGTTTGCACCTACTTTAATCAGATTTTGATTTACTATCTGATGTATGCTAACTTTTTTACAGGATGTGCCCAAGGTTGGCATGTGTTTTGGAACCATTGAAGATGCAAATCAATTTTATCAGAATTATGCCAAGCGCATTGGTTTTGTTACTAAGATAAGGTTTACCCGAAGAGTTGGTAAAGATAAGGTTCCTAAGAATCAAATGATCACTTGCAATAGGGAGGGGAAACGCAAGTCTAGAGTTTCACCAATAGAAAAGACCAACCCTAGAAACAACTACAATTGCCCCGCAAGGATTTCTATTAGGTTGAATAAGGAGGGTCTTTGGATTATATCGAAGGTGTGTTTGGATCATTCACATCCTTGTGATCCAGAGATGGCAAAACTGTTGACACATAATAGAGAGATGACTATGCACATGTGTCGAGTCATTGAGAGGAATGATGAAGCAGGTGTGAGaccaagcaaaacatatcaaGTATTGGTGGGTGCAGCGGGGGGTTTTTCTAAGATAAACTTAATGGAAAAAGATGTTAGGAACTATCTCAGCAGAAAGGTACGCAATGTTACGGAAGAAATGGATGCTAGGGAGATGTTGAAGTATTTTACACGGATGAAGGATATgaactcttatttttattttgatgttgAACTTGATCAAAACAAGCGTCTCAAAACTATATTTTGGGCTGATGCTCGAAGTAGAGCAGCATATGAGTACTTCGGTGATGTAGTTTCGTTTGATACTACTTATAAAACCAATTGTTACGATATGCCATTTGGTTCCTTTGTGGGGGTTAATCACCATGGTAACTCGGTGCTTCTTGGGTGTGGTTTGTTGACTAAGGAAAATTCAGGCTCGTTTACTTGGTTATTTAATGTTTGGCTTACATGTATGCATGGAAAGGCTCCTAAAGGCATTATAACAGACCAATGCCTCGGAATACAAGCTGAAATTGAGAATGTGATGCCAGAGACACGTCATAGGTTATGCATTTGGCACATTACGAAAAAGATTTcagaaaaattcaaaagacacaAGAGATATGAAGAGTTACAaagtgatttaaataatattgttTGGGAGTCTATTTCAGAAgatgattttcaaaatcaatggGAAGATTTTCTGATTGAATATGGTCTAGAAGATAACAAGTGGCTATCAGGTACTTCTCTAAAcatgaatttttatattttgcacATAGGAATTAGCATATTAGTATTTAAAAAGTATCAAGTGGCTATCATATTCTATTTGCTAGAATTCTAACATGTGTTTGAATATGACAATTttcttattctaatattttttaagctTCATTGCATTATTAACATGTTTATGACAACATTTGCATCCACTTTTGTTAAGTTtgcttacaattttttttatgtatatttgttTACTATGATACATAGATATCTATGAAGAAAGACATCGATGGGTTCCAATTTTTCTTAACAACTTTTTTTGGGCTGGTATGAGATCCACACAACGAAGTGAGAGTATGCATTCATATTTTGACAAATTTATAAAtaacaagagcttgttgattcaatttgtcaaacaataTGACAATTGTCTTGGATGGAAAGAGCAACAAGAAAGGGAGACTGATGTTGAAGACTATAAATCAATAATACCTTGTGCCACTAATTCCTTAATAGAGAAGCAATTTCAAGGTGCATATACTAATGCAAAGTTTAAGGAAGTACAAAAGCAATTTAGAAAGAAAGCAAATTGTATTTTGCACCTTATGAAAGTAGTTTCTACATCTAAAGTCTATTCTATTTTGGAGGATGTATCTACTTCTAAAGAGAGGGTTTATGAAGTTAACTACAATGCGGAAACGAAGGATATTACATGCATGTGTCAAATGTTTGAATCAAGAGGCATATTATGCCGTCATAGCTTGGTTGTCCTAGGGCATGAACGCGTGAGAGAAATTCCAAGAAGATATATTTTGGACCGTTGGAGCAAACTTGTGAAGCGAAGACACAGTGATATTAAGAGCAGCCATGATCCAAGTTTGTTGGATCCAAAAACAAAGAGGTTTGATGATTTATGCTCCCATTCAAACAGTGTTGCTCAATTTGCATCCCAAACAAAggaaacaagtgatatcttacatCGTTATCTTGATATGGCTATGGCGGAGTGCCAAAAGCATGTTGCTAACTCATCATCTAATGCCAATGAGTTAGATAATTTGCTTACATTAGAAGATGGTGGTAAAGATGCACTGTCCATTTTTGTAGGAGGCTGTATAATAAGCATTCAAGATATTAAAAGCCCTCCTTATGTGTCCACTAAGGGTCGTCCAACAAATAGGCTAGGATCTGAAAAAGACAAGATgataaaaaagaagaccgagGCAAAGAAGAGAAAAAGTGAGATAACCGAAAAAGAGgtaaaacattattttatttttgttacccATGCTGTTTTTTTACAATAAATAGACTTTAGATGTAGAAACTACTTCCTTAAGGTATATATAAAGGTTAATCAGTTGTACTTTACAGCCATGCTGTTATTACTTAGTACTTACACTTGAGTGATAGATTTTTCTATTGTATATAAAGGATAATCAACATATTGGAGATAGTCAAAGTCTCCCTTTCAACGAACAGGTTCATCCAATAGTTTGtgatttttgtgatttataaACATATGAATTTTATACATGTGAtctaatatatttgttttttcttttaaattgtttCAGCTTCAAGATGCTAACTACAATGTTAATGAGGGATTTGAATCTGATTCAATGGGAGGATCAATGGGAGGATTCATGTCCTTATTGAACTCAATCCATTCATACCAATTCTCAAATGTCGATTGATAGCAAAATAATGTCGAACCAAAAGAATTTTATTTCGCAATACATTAAAGAGTTCAATTAGCTGATGATTCATGAGACAATTATTATTTtggacaagaaataataaaattgattagTTTCAAACTCCAATACAGCACCTTGCTGCTCCTGTTATTCTATTTATcagtaataataattaatgtgTTTATATAACTATATTAACTAGTACCAAATTTATAGCTTGCTAACTTACCCAATTAAAACAAGTACcagttacaataataataataataattatatattaagaaCGAGTTTTTACTTAATAAGGTGTGCAaaacttattattattttcaaatcaaatgaaagagtttaattttttagttattattttcaaatgaaagtttaatttttttacttaattttaacatttgttatataaaaataaaaactatcatGTGTGCAAACTGTCTCATTTATGTGTGTGCAAATTACACTTAAGACGGGTGCAAATTGTGCTTCATAAGgtgtgcaaaatctcattaaGACGGGTGCAAATTATACTTAAGACGGGTGCAAATTGTGCTTCATAAGGTGCGCAAAATCTCATTAAGACGGGCGCAAATTGTGTTCCTAAGGTGTGCAAAATTTCAATAAGACGGGTGCAAATTGTGCTTCATAAGGTGTACAAAATTCCGTTAAAATGAATGCAAACTGTCTGATTTATGTGTGCAAAATCTTATTATAATAGGTGCAAATTAAACTTATTTATAGATATAAAATTAGTTTGTAATATAACCCCACTCATGCTTTCTGATATGAGAATGAGATCATGGGACATAACAACTACTCCAATTTATATATAAGATCATATAGGATTCATACATAGCTCAAAAAGGAATTATTCATTCATTGAAAACTGAAAAGTCTCTCTTGTGTTTGCTTACATTACATGCTACAGTCTAACTTTCTTTCCTAAAAGAAGCAACACACAATGAAAAATGTGCAAAGTAGCATGCACTTGGTTCTCGCAACTGATGCCAAAGCCAAGGCTCAAATGGACTCCTGAACTTCCCCAAAGATTCATCGAGGCAATTAATCAGCTTGGAGGTTCAGAAAGTAAGTGCATACTATATAGTAAAAACTACAAAACAATACCTTTCTACAAAACAAGTATATCTAATGATCCCTTGAACTCTGTTATATACAAAACAAGTATATCCAATAACCCCTAAAAAGAGATGGTAACTCTAAGTCTTAAATTTCAGTTTTTGCGCTTCTTAACGAGAGCTTTCTTTCTAAAGCCCTTCCCAGCCGAACCAAGGCATTGGATCATCAATTCATCAGTATTACATACTATGTAAGGACTTGATTGAGCTGGAGTTGGCTTTACCACTCTATATTTCTCTGATTTGTTTATAACATCCTTAAGAAGGGCATTTGAAGGTGATGTAAGCATTTGGATGACCAATTGCTTCCTTAGATTAACGCACTCAAACTGCAATAACAATGTTCACAAAgatcataaattataaaaaaacatgaacatcaaaagcaaaaataaaaactatacaAAAAAACATTTACTTCTTCCCATTCTGGCATGTTGGACACATTAATCTCGATACTACTAGGATTCCACATTTCTACCCATTTTATTACAAACAATCCGCAATCATAGCTGAAAAAACAATTGAATTAGAATTCGGTTAGTCTTATCATgtacatttatattatttataatataacatAATTAATATTATGCTTACTTATTTGATTGTCTAAGGAGATTCAAATAAATTGGGATCGGATCATTCTTTGGTAGCTCATAGTTTGGCACAGCTATCGAGACCATTTGTTGAATCAATTTGCTCTAgaaaaaggttcattgttaataaATAAAACTATTAAACCACATAATATAATATCATGTGAGCAAAATGAAATTATACCGCAtatatgtctaactgcaccctATCTCCTTTGGCCTCTTTATACAAGGAATCCAAGACAAAAAGTCTCTTTTCATAGATGTCATAAGCATATAGCCACCAGTGATAGTCATAGCAGCACGGCACCAATAACTGCATTATATCATATTTTCTTATTAGAAGTGAAAGTCTTGACCAACAAATCGATTTATAATTTAACAAAGTAATGATGAAATTGTCCAAAACCATAAGTACCAAAGGATACAGAAATACTTCTCATGATTATGGTCAGCAGATTTAAATGAGGCAAAAGGAGGCATCACTAACTTTAATGTATAAACAAAGAGAAGCTCCAATGCCCATATATCAAGTATAGATTCAAAAACAGAGGATAGCATTAAGTAATATATTCATGTCTATAACTTTATATGgccaattattgttattagtcCAAAAACAGAGGATagcattcaaataaaaaaaattaacacaaggtAACAGTGACAGGGTATGTGGATAGAAACAGGGTTCTGAAGAAAGTGCAGAGCACAGGGAATAGACACACCCAGAATTAAATAAAGGTAAATATTTTGGGTCTAGTACTATAATCTTTAAGGGATTCAactatggtagagaagtttcaaCTATGACATGGAAGGAATGAAATTAATCCACAAATAGCATGACACCGACAAAATAAATACATAGCAAATATAGCTCTggcacaaacaaa is a window encoding:
- the LOC112786255 gene encoding protein FAR-RED IMPAIRED RESPONSE 1-like, with the protein product MNQTDVPKVGMCFGTIEDANQFYQNYAKRIGFVTKIRFTRRVGKDKVPKNQMITCNREGKRKSRVSPIEKTNPRNNYNCPARISIRLNKEGLWIISKVCLDHSHPCDPEMAKLLTHNREMTMHMCRVIERNDEAGVRPSKTYQVLVGAAGGFSKINLMEKDVRNYLSRKVRNVTEEMDAREMLKYFTRMKDMNSYFYFDVELDQNKRLKTIFWADARSRAAYEYFGDVVSFDTTYKTNCYDMPFGSFVGVNHHGNSVLLGCGLLTKENSGSFTWLFNVWLTCMHGKAPKGIITDQCLGIQAEIENVMPETRHRLCIWHITKKISEKFKRHKRYEELQSDLNNIVWESISEDDFQNQWEDFLIEYGLEDNKWLSDIYEERHRWVPIFLNNFFWAGMRSTQRSESMHSYFDKFINNKSLLIQFVKQYDNCLGWKEQQERETDVEDYKSIIPCATNSLIEKQFQGAYTNAKFKEVQKQFRKKANCILHLMKVVSTSKVYSILEDVSTSKERVYEVNYNAETKDITCMCQMFESRGILCRHSLVVLGHERVREIPRRYILDRWSKLVKRRHSDIKSSHDPSLLDPKTKRFDDLCSHSNSVAQFASQTKETSDILHRYLDMAMAECQKHVANSSSNANELDNLLTLEDGGKDALSIFVGGCIISIQDIKSPPYVSTKGRPTNRLGSEKDKMIKKKTEAKKRKSEITEKEDNQHIGDSQSLPFNEQVHPILQDANYNVNEGFESDSMGGSMGGFMSLLNSIHSYQFSNVD